Proteins encoded in a region of the Nitrospirota bacterium genome:
- a CDS encoding alpha/beta hydrolase → MNEETVRITRGPLSLEGILGLPAEAIGIVVFAHGSGSGRFSPRNNAVARYLQQGQVATLLLDLLTQDEAEDRRTVFDIDLLADRVLLAKDWLEQDDRTKRLDIGYFGASTGAGAALQAAAREPSSIRAVVSRGGRPDLAEPYLPAVTAPTLLIVGGDDEPVIEMNRTSSRLLTCPKRLVIVPGASHLFDEPDTLEQVAEQALAWFQRYFHAAPHQGGVTTTKESHR, encoded by the coding sequence ATGAATGAAGAGACTGTCAGAATCACACGAGGACCTCTTTCCCTTGAGGGAATCCTCGGCCTGCCAGCGGAGGCAATCGGAATAGTGGTCTTTGCCCACGGAAGCGGCAGCGGGCGATTCAGTCCACGCAACAATGCCGTCGCCCGTTATCTCCAGCAAGGACAGGTGGCCACATTGCTGCTGGACCTCCTGACCCAGGATGAAGCCGAAGACCGCCGCACGGTCTTCGACATCGACCTGTTGGCGGATCGAGTGCTGCTTGCCAAGGATTGGCTCGAACAGGACGATCGAACGAAACGCCTGGACATCGGGTACTTCGGCGCCAGTACCGGAGCAGGAGCAGCCCTGCAGGCGGCAGCCCGCGAGCCCTCCTCCATTCGGGCGGTCGTGTCACGGGGCGGCAGACCGGATCTGGCTGAACCCTACCTTCCAGCCGTCACTGCGCCGACGCTGCTGATCGTCGGTGGAGACGACGAGCCGGTCATCGAAATGAATCGAACATCTTCTCGCCTCCTCACCTGCCCGAAGCGTCTTGTGATCGTGCCAGGCGCTTCGCATCTCTTCGACGAACCCGACACACTTGAACAGGTCGCAGAGCAGGCACTCGCCTGGTTTCAGCGCTACTTTCATGCTGCCCCGCATCAGGGCGGCGTGACGACAACAAAGGAGTCGCACCGATGA
- a CDS encoding universal stress protein produces MAESLYTKILVPVDFSPCSEEAFRVALALARTFQAKLLLVHVIDTNALATFNQLGLLAVPSDAQGQKRRLRHHARLNVRRLLESESAEGVAVTRVVLEGTPFTEIAKTARAEKVDLVVMGSYGGRSGSVDKIFFGSTAEKVVRTAGCPVLTVPLPAKSHRS; encoded by the coding sequence ATGGCCGAATCGCTTTATACGAAGATATTGGTGCCGGTCGATTTCTCTCCTTGCTCGGAAGAGGCCTTCCGGGTTGCATTGGCCCTTGCCAGGACGTTTCAAGCCAAGCTGTTGCTGGTGCATGTCATCGATACGAATGCCCTGGCGACGTTCAATCAGCTGGGGCTCTTGGCGGTGCCTTCAGATGCACAGGGCCAGAAGCGGCGGTTGCGCCACCATGCCCGGCTCAACGTGCGGCGTTTGCTTGAATCAGAATCGGCTGAGGGCGTGGCGGTGACGCGAGTGGTTTTAGAGGGCACGCCGTTTACGGAGATCGCGAAGACGGCTCGAGCGGAAAAAGTAGATTTGGTCGTCATGGGGAGCTATGGGGGGCGTTCGGGTAGCGTGGACAAGATTTTTTTCGGCAGCACGGCTGAAAAGGTGGTGCGGACTGCTGGTTGTCCGGTGTTGACGGTTCCGTTGCCGGCGAAATCTCATCGTTCATGA
- a CDS encoding cupredoxin domain-containing protein, producing MNSQKMQWGGALVLAITCGFWWEAAAPVFSQSEQVVEVTIQDFKFVTKQGSLRLGFPVVIKVKNEDAERHDFGSTMFEGIPTQIEKDGVIVYGRGLNGVFLDPKRDASIRFNMSRPGRHEFRCSIHPNMKGELLLLSVEAV from the coding sequence ATGAACAGTCAGAAGATGCAGTGGGGAGGGGCTCTGGTGCTGGCGATTACCTGTGGGTTTTGGTGGGAGGCGGCAGCGCCGGTCTTTTCGCAGTCCGAACAAGTCGTTGAGGTGACGATTCAAGACTTCAAATTTGTGACCAAGCAGGGATCGCTTCGCCTCGGATTCCCTGTAGTGATCAAGGTGAAGAACGAGGATGCCGAACGGCATGACTTTGGCTCGACCATGTTTGAAGGCATTCCCACTCAGATCGAGAAAGACGGAGTGATCGTCTACGGACGGGGTCTGAACGGCGTGTTTCTTGATCCTAAGAGGGATGCGTCCATTCGGTTCAACATGTCGAGGCCTGGCCGACATGAATTCCGCTGTTCGATCCATCCGAATATGAAGGGTGAGTTGTTGTTGCTGAGTGTGGAGGCGGTCTAA
- a CDS encoding universal stress protein has product MIKRILFATDFSPWARRAEDYACALACSWKASLTVLSIAEFQPGLNPDYPINQQYLADLLKQASAQLVDLKGRAERRGMTVTTRVATGIPSEEVITAAQAEESDLIVVGTKGKTGLAHVLLGSTAERVIRGAPCPVLTVRTDQPDAERGEGALPGPIVLERILVPVDFSECSLDAVEYAAVVAQQAKASLMLLHVLEPVSYGLDFTLGQSRTREQVRETWTKRLEELASSLKMTGLSVTFQLRGGVQADSILDSAKTLPCDLIVMGTHGRRGISHAYSGSVAEAVLRKAPCPVLTVRSLKLGSGHSRVIPAARFPVTHK; this is encoded by the coding sequence GTGATTAAGCGAATTTTATTTGCGACGGATTTCTCACCCTGGGCCAGGCGGGCGGAGGATTATGCCTGCGCCCTTGCCTGTTCGTGGAAGGCGAGCTTGACGGTACTCAGCATCGCGGAGTTTCAGCCGGGGCTCAATCCCGACTACCCCATCAATCAGCAATACTTGGCGGATCTACTCAAGCAGGCGTCGGCGCAGCTCGTCGATCTCAAAGGCCGGGCGGAACGGCGAGGCATGACGGTGACGACCAGGGTCGCGACGGGTATTCCCAGTGAAGAAGTCATCACCGCGGCGCAGGCGGAGGAGTCAGACCTGATCGTCGTCGGAACGAAGGGCAAGACGGGCCTTGCGCATGTCTTGTTGGGCAGTACTGCCGAGCGGGTCATTCGCGGAGCCCCCTGCCCTGTGCTGACGGTACGAACGGATCAGCCAGACGCTGAGCGGGGAGAGGGGGCCCTGCCGGGGCCTATCGTCCTGGAGCGCATTCTCGTGCCGGTCGACTTTTCAGAATGTTCTCTCGATGCCGTGGAGTATGCAGCAGTGGTGGCGCAGCAGGCCAAGGCCTCCCTCATGTTGCTGCATGTGTTGGAGCCGGTGTCTTATGGCTTGGATTTTACCCTCGGCCAGAGCAGGACGCGCGAGCAAGTGCGCGAGACCTGGACGAAGCGACTGGAGGAGTTGGCCTCTTCGCTCAAGATGACGGGGCTATCTGTCACGTTTCAACTACGGGGCGGCGTGCAGGCCGATTCAATCTTAGACTCAGCCAAGACTCTGCCCTGCGACCTGATCGTGATGGGTACGCATGGACGCCGCGGCATCTCGCATGCCTATTCCGGCAGCGTGGCGGAGGCGGTCCTGCGAAAAGCGCCCTGCCCTGTCTTGACGGTGCGGAGCCTCAAGCTTGGATCAGGCCATAGCCGGGTGATTCCGGCAGCAAGGTTTCCTGTAACGCACAAGTAA
- a CDS encoding DUF2934 domain-containing protein: MKGTSKQTEKVKPSKRSAVAASPQSMELPDNLWERISRKACELWQERGYRDGQDLEDWFDARTIVMEESHEARE, translated from the coding sequence ATGAAGGGGACGAGTAAACAGACTGAAAAAGTGAAACCTTCGAAGCGCTCGGCTGTGGCGGCATCGCCGCAATCTATGGAGCTGCCGGATAACCTGTGGGAGCGGATTTCAAGAAAAGCATGTGAGCTGTGGCAGGAGCGGGGCTATCGAGACGGACAGGATCTCGAAGATTGGTTTGATGCCAGGACCATCGTGATGGAAGAAAGTCATGAAGCTCGCGAGTGA
- the pfp gene encoding diphosphate--fructose-6-phosphate 1-phosphotransferase, with the protein MALQRATVGILVGGGPAPGINSVISAVTIRSILGGCEVVGIIDGFKWLMEGNVSQVRPLSIEEVSRIHFRGGSHLGTSRANPTKKAESLATVLSCLMKLGITRLVTIGGDDTAFSSLKLEEQAAGHVQIVHVPKTIDNDLDLPSGIPTFGFQTARHFAVEIVKNLMVDAHTTARWYFAVTMGRKAGHLALGIGKAAGATLTVIPEEFTERPVRLQHLVDLVIGTMIKRLSGGRSDGVVVLAEGLIEMLDPQDLGGLDHVERDEHGHLRLAEVDIGDVLRREVAKGMKALGLATTIVAKNVGYELRCADPIPFDMEYTRDLGYCAAQFLLDGGTAAMVSIQDGRFTPIPFTQMLDPATGRAKVRMVDITAQSYQIARQYMIRLSDEDLKDPVTLGGYAGLAGLSPGVFQRRFQPVV; encoded by the coding sequence ATGGCGTTGCAGAGAGCGACTGTTGGAATCCTGGTCGGGGGCGGACCGGCTCCCGGCATCAATAGCGTGATTAGTGCGGTCACGATCCGCAGTATCCTCGGCGGCTGCGAAGTCGTCGGGATCATCGACGGATTCAAGTGGTTGATGGAGGGGAACGTGAGTCAGGTGCGCCCCCTTTCAATCGAAGAAGTCAGTCGCATTCATTTTCGAGGCGGGTCACATCTGGGCACCTCGCGGGCGAATCCGACGAAGAAGGCGGAATCGCTTGCCACGGTCTTGTCTTGCTTGATGAAACTTGGCATCACGCGCCTGGTGACGATCGGCGGAGATGATACGGCCTTTTCTTCGCTCAAACTGGAAGAGCAGGCGGCAGGGCATGTGCAAATTGTGCATGTGCCGAAGACCATCGACAACGACCTTGATTTACCCTCCGGCATTCCGACGTTCGGCTTTCAAACGGCCCGGCACTTCGCCGTCGAGATCGTCAAGAATCTCATGGTGGACGCGCATACGACGGCGCGCTGGTATTTCGCCGTGACCATGGGGCGGAAAGCCGGTCATTTGGCGCTGGGAATCGGCAAGGCGGCCGGTGCCACCCTCACGGTGATACCCGAGGAATTTACGGAACGGCCCGTGAGGCTTCAGCATCTGGTGGATCTCGTGATCGGGACGATGATCAAGCGTCTCAGCGGAGGACGTTCAGACGGGGTGGTCGTGTTGGCGGAAGGGCTGATCGAGATGCTCGACCCGCAAGACCTGGGTGGGTTGGATCATGTCGAGCGGGATGAACATGGCCACCTGCGATTGGCCGAGGTGGATATCGGCGATGTGCTCAGGCGTGAAGTGGCCAAGGGCATGAAGGCTTTGGGATTGGCTACGACGATCGTCGCCAAGAATGTCGGGTATGAGTTGCGCTGTGCGGACCCGATTCCGTTCGATATGGAATATACCCGCGATCTTGGTTATTGCGCGGCGCAGTTCCTGCTCGACGGAGGCACGGCGGCCATGGTCTCGATTCAGGATGGGCGGTTTACGCCGATCCCGTTCACGCAGATGCTGGATCCTGCGACCGGCCGGGCGAAAGTGCGGATGGTGGATATCACGGCGCAGTCGTATCAGATTGCGCGCCAATACATGATCCGGTTGTCCGACGAGGACTTGAAAGATCCGGTCACATTGGGCGGCTACGCGGGCCTCGCGGGGCTGTCGCCGGGCGTCTTTCAACGGCGGTTTCAGCCAGTTGTCTGA
- a CDS encoding universal stress protein: protein MKVLVATDGSKFGEWGLNWLAKLPFVEPPNVTALHVVDLASLRAPFLSQPVMAGTERYIKEEVQRMEARSAKTLKETKQQLAALKIKGKVRKEQGAIAPTILKRAPKRDGLLVVGSQGLDALDRFMLGSVSTNLIHHATCPVLVVKEDAVPLRRITLATDGSAASTKALTFVVKNFQPDRSTGKGGRAPIHVSVIHVMPFIKYPELREAGRHLVERSMRKLVKAGFTAEAVYQLGKPAEEIMNVASKHHADLIVMGAKGLGAIARFLLGSVSTRVVQQGTCSVLVVR, encoded by the coding sequence ATGAAAGTGCTCGTGGCGACGGATGGATCGAAGTTTGGGGAATGGGGATTGAACTGGCTGGCCAAGCTGCCGTTTGTGGAGCCGCCGAACGTGACGGCGCTGCACGTGGTGGATCTCGCATCGCTTCGCGCGCCGTTTCTTTCGCAGCCGGTGATGGCGGGAACGGAGCGCTACATCAAGGAAGAAGTTCAGCGTATGGAAGCGCGCTCGGCAAAAACGCTCAAGGAGACCAAACAGCAGCTGGCGGCACTGAAGATCAAGGGCAAGGTCCGCAAGGAACAAGGGGCGATCGCCCCGACGATTTTGAAACGTGCGCCGAAACGGGACGGGCTCCTGGTCGTGGGGAGTCAGGGCCTCGACGCCCTCGACCGTTTCATGCTCGGCAGCGTGTCGACGAATCTCATCCATCATGCGACCTGCCCCGTGCTCGTCGTGAAGGAGGACGCGGTGCCGCTGCGGCGGATTACCTTGGCGACCGATGGATCGGCCGCGTCGACCAAGGCCCTGACGTTTGTGGTGAAGAATTTTCAGCCGGATCGTTCGACCGGCAAGGGCGGGCGTGCGCCGATTCACGTGAGCGTCATCCATGTGATGCCCTTCATCAAGTACCCCGAGCTGAGAGAGGCAGGGCGCCATCTGGTCGAACGAAGCATGCGGAAGCTGGTCAAGGCTGGGTTTACGGCTGAGGCTGTCTATCAGCTCGGGAAGCCTGCCGAGGAGATCATGAATGTGGCGTCCAAGCATCATGCTGATCTGATCGTGATGGGGGCCAAGGGGCTGGGCGCCATTGCACGCTTCCTGTTGGGCAGCGTTTCGACCAGGGTGGTCCAACAGGGTACCTGCTCGGTGCTCGTCGTGCGATAG
- a CDS encoding sensor histidine kinase, with translation MSLRKSPQNQPTNVKSGKRATAASPSRPGIPIQVPTGEDAQQEILHHLRERVKELTALHGVVRVLQGSTKPLKEIFREIVTLIPPAWQYPEVAAARIRFEGLIVTTPFFRETAWMQRATLVTAKGMSGSIEVVYLEERPNEREGPFLLEERLLIDSLTDSVSSFLTRREAEESLRVAHAQLQTLSRQLMQVQERERRQLAHDLHDEIGQAVTAIKMNLQTMQRVADTSAVQERLDDSLGMLDKILQRVRDLSLDLRPSLLDDLGLAPAVRWYVERQAQRAGLVAEVEAEHVPQGLEPDLAVACFRIVQESITNILRHAKATTIHVDLRQTDQWLDLCVRDDGIGFSSRESSARAANRPSLGLLGMQERAQALGGTISIESLPGQGTEVHVRIPLRPPETARERG, from the coding sequence ATGAGCCTACGGAAATCCCCTCAAAACCAGCCGACCAACGTCAAATCTGGGAAGCGAGCCACGGCAGCGAGTCCATCGAGGCCGGGTATCCCCATCCAGGTTCCAACAGGAGAAGACGCGCAACAAGAGATCTTGCACCACCTCAGGGAACGGGTGAAGGAGCTGACGGCCCTGCACGGAGTCGTGCGGGTGCTTCAAGGCAGCACGAAGCCGCTGAAGGAGATCTTCCGAGAAATTGTGACCCTCATTCCACCGGCCTGGCAATATCCTGAGGTCGCGGCGGCTCGTATCAGGTTTGAAGGACTGATTGTGACGACACCCTTTTTCCGAGAAACGGCGTGGATGCAGCGGGCTACGCTCGTGACCGCGAAGGGCATGAGCGGTTCCATTGAAGTTGTGTATCTGGAGGAGAGGCCGAACGAGCGTGAGGGGCCATTTCTTCTCGAGGAACGTCTGCTCATCGATTCGCTGACCGACAGCGTCTCGTCCTTTCTCACGCGGCGGGAGGCCGAGGAGTCGTTGCGGGTGGCCCATGCGCAACTACAGACCCTATCCCGCCAGCTCATGCAGGTACAGGAACGGGAGCGCAGGCAACTCGCGCATGATCTCCACGACGAAATCGGGCAGGCCGTGACCGCGATTAAGATGAATCTCCAGACCATGCAGCGGGTTGCTGATACGTCTGCCGTTCAGGAGCGCTTAGACGATAGTCTGGGGATGTTGGACAAGATTCTTCAGCGAGTCAGGGATCTGTCGTTGGATCTGCGTCCCTCGCTGCTGGACGATCTCGGGTTAGCGCCGGCGGTCCGCTGGTACGTCGAGCGTCAAGCGCAGCGGGCAGGTCTGGTCGCTGAGGTTGAGGCCGAGCATGTGCCGCAGGGGCTGGAACCGGACTTGGCCGTGGCCTGTTTTCGCATCGTTCAGGAGTCGATCACCAATATCCTGCGTCATGCGAAGGCGACGACGATTCATGTGGACTTACGACAGACGGATCAGTGGCTGGATCTGTGCGTCAGAGACGACGGAATCGGTTTTAGCAGCCGGGAGTCGTCGGCCCGGGCCGCCAATCGCCCGAGTCTTGGATTGCTCGGAATGCAAGAACGGGCGCAGGCGTTGGGGGGAACAATCTCAATTGAATCCTTGCCGGGTCAGGGGACGGAAGTCCATGTGCGGATTCCGCTCCGGCCCCCTGAGACAGCGAGAGAGAGAGGCTGA
- a CDS encoding response regulator transcription factor, translating to MPIRVILADDHILIRAGLRALLQTLSNISVIGEASGGHEAVEAVAREQPDVVLMDIAMPGLNGLDAAARIVKQWPGVRVIILSMHANEEYVGQALDAGATGYLLKGAEPAELELALKAVMRGETYLTPSVSKPLVDDYVARRKEQAGPLHDLTSRQREILQLIAEGHSTKAMAHKLNLSIKTVETHRSELMRRLDIHDVAGLVRYAIKKGLVTLGG from the coding sequence ATGCCGATTCGAGTCATATTGGCCGACGATCATATCCTGATTCGAGCAGGTCTCCGCGCCTTGCTGCAGACCTTGTCGAACATCTCGGTCATCGGGGAAGCGAGTGGCGGACATGAGGCGGTCGAGGCCGTGGCCCGTGAGCAGCCGGATGTGGTGCTGATGGATATCGCGATGCCAGGGTTGAATGGCTTGGACGCCGCGGCCCGCATCGTCAAGCAATGGCCCGGAGTTCGGGTCATCATCCTCTCAATGCACGCGAACGAAGAATATGTGGGACAAGCGCTCGATGCGGGAGCCACGGGCTATCTCCTCAAAGGTGCGGAGCCCGCTGAGCTGGAGTTGGCGCTGAAGGCTGTCATGCGCGGCGAAACCTATCTGACGCCAAGCGTGTCGAAGCCTCTCGTGGACGACTACGTAGCTAGGCGAAAAGAGCAAGCCGGTCCCCTGCACGATCTCACCTCTCGACAGCGAGAAATCCTGCAATTGATCGCGGAGGGCCACTCGACCAAAGCGATGGCCCACAAACTCAATCTGAGCATCAAGACTGTCGAAACCCACCGGAGCGAACTGATGCGTCGGCTCGACATCCATGATGTGGCAGGCCTGGTGCGCTATGCGATTAAGAAGGGGCTCGTCACCTTGGGCGGTTAG